One window of the Saccopteryx bilineata isolate mSacBil1 chromosome 2, mSacBil1_pri_phased_curated, whole genome shotgun sequence genome contains the following:
- the SMIM11 gene encoding small integral membrane protein 11 translates to MNWKVLEHVPLLLYILAAKTLILCLAFAGVKIYQRKRLEAKQQLEGEKKKQSQKKDN, encoded by the exons ATGAACTGGAAG gtTTTAGAACACGTGCCCCTGCTGCTGTACATCTTGGCAGCGAAAACACTCATCCTCTGCCTGGCGTTTGCCGGGGTCAAAATATACCAAAGGAAGAGATTGGAGGCAAAACAGCAACTGGAAGGTGAAAAGAAGAAGCAGTCACAGAAGAAAGATAATTGA
- the KCNE2 gene encoding potassium voltage-gated channel subfamily E member 2, translating to MPPLSNLTQTLEDAFRKIFITYMDNWRRNTTAEQDALQAKVDAENFYYVILYLMVMIGMFSFIVVAILVSTVKSKRQEHSQDPYHQYIVDDWREKYKSQILNLEDPKATIHENLGAAGFKMSP from the coding sequence ATGCCTCCTTTATCCAATTTGACACAGACCCTGGAAGATGCCTTCAGAAAGATTTTCATCACATACATGGACAACTGGCGCAGGAACACAACGGCAGAGCAAGACGCCCTGCAAGCCAAGGTCGACGCCGAGAATTTCTACTACGTTATCCTGTACCTTATGGTGATGATTGGCATGTTCTCCTTCATCGTCGTGGCCATCCTGGTGAGCACGGTGAAGTCCAAGAGGCAAGAGCACTCCCAGGACCCCTATCACCAGTACATTGTGGACGACTGGAGGGAGAAGTACAAGAGTCAGATTCTAAACCTAGAGGACCCCAAGGCCACCATCCACGAGAACCTCGGCGCGGCGGGGTTCAAGATGTCTCCCTGA